The following are encoded in a window of Myxococcales bacterium genomic DNA:
- the ffh gene encoding signal recognition particle protein: MFDNLQDKLGKVFKNLRGHGKLTEANIQDALRDVRLSLLEADVNFRVVKKFLQQVQDRALGTEVMGSLTPGQVFVKIVHEELVGLMGEKASELQLGGKPPVPVMFVGLQGSGKTTTVGKTAMLLRKKGRRPLLVPADVYRPAAITQLKTLAAQIDMPVFDSNTGMDPVDICLKAYRQAELGGQDILLIDTAGRLQVDEPMMAELERIKSTISPAEILFVADAMTGQDAVNVAQTFNERLTITGVVLTKMDGDARGGAALSIKAVTQKPIKLVGVGEKMDAIEVFHPDRMASRILDMGDILTLVERAESTISEKEAAKLEEKLRKNQFNLEDFRDQLKQLAKMGSFESLLSMLPGMGQLKALKGMQLDDSELKRTIAIIDSMTAEERRNHMIINGQRRLRIAKGSGTSIQDINGLLKRYVQAKKMIGTMAKSGGKMFGGMMPSGAGGGKSGPAGKKVKKGKKGKKPVVSFPFR; this comes from the coding sequence ATGTTCGACAACCTACAGGATAAACTCGGCAAGGTTTTTAAAAACCTGCGCGGCCACGGCAAATTGACCGAGGCCAACATTCAGGATGCCTTGCGCGACGTGCGGCTGAGCCTGCTGGAAGCCGACGTCAACTTCCGGGTCGTGAAGAAGTTCCTGCAGCAAGTGCAGGACCGCGCGCTCGGGACCGAGGTGATGGGCTCGCTGACTCCCGGGCAGGTTTTCGTCAAGATCGTGCACGAGGAACTGGTCGGCCTGATGGGCGAAAAGGCCAGCGAACTGCAACTGGGCGGAAAACCGCCGGTCCCGGTCATGTTCGTCGGTCTCCAAGGCTCCGGCAAAACGACCACGGTCGGCAAGACCGCCATGTTGCTCCGCAAGAAAGGCCGCCGGCCGTTGCTCGTACCCGCCGACGTCTACCGTCCCGCCGCTATCACGCAATTGAAGACCCTGGCGGCGCAGATCGACATGCCCGTTTTCGATTCCAATACCGGCATGGATCCGGTCGATATCTGCCTGAAGGCCTATCGCCAGGCCGAACTGGGGGGGCAGGACATTCTGCTGATCGACACCGCCGGCCGGCTGCAGGTCGACGAGCCCATGATGGCCGAGTTGGAGCGGATCAAGTCGACGATTTCGCCGGCCGAAATCCTCTTCGTGGCCGATGCGATGACCGGCCAGGACGCGGTGAACGTCGCCCAGACCTTCAACGAACGCCTGACGATCACCGGCGTCGTGCTGACCAAGATGGACGGCGATGCCCGCGGCGGCGCGGCGCTTTCGATCAAGGCGGTGACCCAGAAGCCGATCAAGCTCGTCGGCGTCGGCGAAAAGATGGACGCCATCGAGGTGTTCCACCCGGACCGGATGGCCAGCCGCATTCTCGACATGGGCGACATCCTGACCCTGGTCGAACGGGCCGAATCGACCATTTCCGAGAAGGAGGCGGCCAAACTCGAGGAGAAACTGCGTAAAAACCAGTTCAATCTCGAGGATTTCCGCGATCAGCTGAAACAACTTGCCAAAATGGGCAGCTTCGAATCGTTGCTGTCGATGCTGCCGGGCATGGGCCAACTCAAGGCGCTCAAGGGCATGCAACTGGACGATTCCGAGCTGAAGCGGACGATCGCCATCATCGACTCGATGACCGCCGAGGAACGGCGCAATCACATGATCATCAACGGCCAGCGCCGGTTGCGGATCGCCAAGGGATCGGGAACCTCGATCCAGGACATCAATGGTTTGCTCAAACGGTATGTCCAGGCGAAGAAGATGATCGGCACCATGGCCAAGAGCGGCGGCAAGATGTTCGGCGGCATGATGCCGTCCGGCGCCGGCGGCGGCAAATCGGGGCCGGCGGGAAAAAAGGTTAAAAAAGGCAAGAAGGGCAAAAAACCGGTCGTGAGTTTCCCCTTTCGCTAA
- a CDS encoding acyl-CoA/acyl-ACP dehydrogenase, which translates to MFKELLSPAELELQAQARRFAKDQVSSELLKAMDRDEVRYPREYVKALAEARLLGIRFEKQYGGHGLGWSAEVGALEEIGILGMSLGCLFSLPSIIGEALHVFGTPEQKAKWLAPVLRGELFCAEALTEPRGGSDFFGATTRARREGDYYILNGQKRFVVGSEGADIFLVYAKTAPDAHPHKSLSAFIVERDDTVQVEHVYGLMGTRGGGTGRLVFHDTRVPAANLIGPENGGGLVFNRMMIPERMTSAAGALGLARAALEIATHYSTKRRAFGKHIVQFQGVSFRIAEAVTRLDAARALVWAAAKRIDAGLDSRRMVSEAKKFATEAAWEVINHAMQIMGGIGYTNVYPVERMLRDARLTMIWTGTNEIMSLLIQHEFLQEQEAERAEKRDSEADAENANSPDEKIFE; encoded by the coding sequence ATGTTCAAGGAATTGCTGTCGCCCGCCGAACTGGAACTGCAAGCCCAAGCGCGCCGTTTCGCCAAGGACCAGGTTTCGTCCGAACTGCTCAAGGCGATGGACCGCGACGAGGTCCGCTACCCGCGTGAGTACGTTAAGGCGCTGGCCGAGGCACGGCTCTTGGGCATCCGCTTCGAAAAACAGTACGGCGGTCACGGGCTGGGCTGGTCGGCCGAGGTGGGCGCGCTCGAGGAAATCGGCATCCTGGGCATGTCGCTGGGCTGCCTCTTTTCCCTGCCGTCGATCATCGGCGAGGCGCTGCACGTCTTCGGCACCCCGGAACAAAAAGCCAAATGGCTCGCGCCCGTGCTGCGCGGCGAACTGTTCTGCGCCGAGGCGCTGACCGAGCCGCGCGGCGGCTCCGACTTTTTCGGCGCCACGACCCGCGCCCGCCGGGAGGGTGATTACTACATTTTGAACGGCCAGAAACGCTTCGTGGTCGGCTCGGAAGGAGCCGATATTTTCCTGGTCTACGCGAAAACCGCGCCCGACGCGCACCCGCACAAATCGCTCTCGGCGTTCATCGTCGAGCGCGACGACACGGTGCAGGTCGAGCACGTCTACGGCCTGATGGGCACGCGCGGCGGCGGCACCGGCCGGCTGGTGTTTCACGACACCCGCGTGCCGGCGGCGAACCTGATCGGCCCGGAAAACGGCGGCGGCCTGGTATTCAACCGGATGATGATTCCCGAACGGATGACCAGCGCGGCCGGCGCGCTCGGCCTGGCGCGGGCGGCGCTGGAAATCGCGACGCATTACTCCACCAAGCGGCGGGCCTTCGGCAAGCACATCGTGCAGTTCCAGGGCGTTTCGTTCCGGATCGCCGAGGCGGTCACGCGGCTGGACGCGGCGCGCGCGCTGGTCTGGGCGGCGGCCAAGCGCATCGACGCCGGGCTCGATTCGCGCCGGATGGTTTCCGAGGCCAAGAAATTTGCGACCGAGGCGGCGTGGGAGGTCATCAACCACGCGATGCAGATCATGGGCGGTATCGGTTACACCAACGTTTACCCGGTCGAGCGCATGCTGCGCGACGCCCGCCTGACGATGATCTGGACCGGCACCAACGAGATCATGAGCCTGCTCATCCAGCACGAATTTTTACAGGAGCAGGAGGCGGAACGGGCCGAAAAACGCGACAGCGAGGCCGACGCCGAGAACGCGAATTCGCCGGACGAAAAGATTTTCGAGTAG
- the mdh gene encoding malate dehydrogenase encodes MRKKITIVGAGNVGAALMAWAAAKDLGNLVLVDVVDGLPQGKALDLMAAAPLIRFDTKIVGTNDYRETADSDVIVITAGMARKPGMSRDDLLAANEEIMKSVVQEVTPLSPHAILIIVSNPLDAMCHVAKAVSGFPRERVIGMAGVLDSGRLRTFISWELGVSVEDISALVLGGHGDSMVPLIRYCSVGGVPLEQLISADRIAALIERTRNAGAEVVSLLKTGSAFNSPGAAALQMIEAIIKDEKRIMPCAAYLQGEYGHSGIYLGVPVLLGIGGMERIFELNLTYEEKLALDKSAAAVKELVVKLRYK; translated from the coding sequence GTGCGTAAAAAAATCACGATCGTCGGCGCGGGCAACGTCGGCGCGGCCCTGATGGCCTGGGCCGCGGCCAAGGATTTGGGCAACCTGGTGCTGGTGGACGTGGTCGACGGCCTGCCGCAGGGCAAGGCGCTCGACCTGATGGCCGCCGCGCCGCTGATCCGCTTCGACACCAAGATCGTCGGCACCAACGACTATCGCGAAACCGCCGACTCCGACGTCATCGTGATCACCGCCGGTATGGCCCGCAAGCCGGGCATGAGCCGCGACGACCTACTGGCGGCCAACGAAGAGATCATGAAATCCGTCGTGCAGGAAGTGACGCCGCTCAGTCCGCACGCGATCCTGATCATCGTCAGCAATCCGTTGGACGCGATGTGCCACGTGGCCAAGGCGGTGTCCGGGTTCCCGCGCGAGCGCGTCATCGGCATGGCGGGCGTCCTCGATTCCGGCCGGCTGCGTACCTTCATCAGTTGGGAACTGGGCGTTTCGGTGGAGGACATCAGCGCCCTGGTCCTCGGCGGCCACGGCGACAGCATGGTGCCGCTCATCCGCTACTGCTCGGTGGGCGGCGTGCCGCTCGAACAATTGATCTCGGCCGACCGCATCGCCGCGCTGATCGAGCGCACCCGCAACGCCGGCGCGGAGGTCGTCTCCCTGCTGAAAACCGGCAGCGCCTTCAATTCGCCGGGCGCCGCCGCGTTGCAGATGATCGAGGCGATCATCAAGGACGAAAAACGCATCATGCCTTGCGCCGCGTATCTCCAGGGCGAGTACGGCCACAGCGGCATCTATCTGGGCGTACCGGTGCTGCTGGGTATCGGCGGCATGGAACGAATCTTCGAACTGAATCTGACCTACGAGGAAAAGCTGGCGCTCGATAAATCCGCCGCGGCCGTCAAGGAACTGGTCGTCAAACTGCGCTACAAATAA
- a CDS encoding FHA domain-containing protein, with protein sequence MIVLTFNSGPLAGQRQNFSLPVVQIGRLDFNEVRLSLPTVSGRHGRLVLENGKWLYQDLDSANGSRIKYADGRELLLLGRKRPPVEIGDGDRLVIENCEIEIGLRKEDSTLADLTIAGGIGPENLEVSDTVLSSVSTRTLKLLHRFMRHVASATDDQAVLQELAGTAVLLFDQARRAILLEVDAEERATVRFAVDARGEPLPAGDLPISQTLVKRIIERQNGLIITNLAEEIPTASIFETNLRTVMAVPLWDLNRVVGIVLVDAPKTPPNSIPTTCKCCFSSSTTGRWRPASCG encoded by the coding sequence ATGATCGTTTTGACCTTCAATTCGGGTCCGTTGGCGGGTCAACGCCAGAACTTTTCCCTGCCCGTTGTCCAGATCGGCCGGCTCGACTTCAATGAGGTCCGCCTCTCGTTGCCGACGGTTTCCGGCCGGCACGGCCGGCTGGTGCTGGAAAACGGCAAGTGGTTGTATCAAGACCTGGACAGCGCCAACGGTTCGCGCATCAAGTATGCCGACGGCCGGGAATTGTTGCTGCTCGGCCGGAAGCGGCCGCCGGTGGAAATCGGCGACGGCGATCGGCTGGTCATCGAGAATTGCGAGATCGAAATCGGCCTGCGAAAGGAAGACAGCACCCTGGCCGATCTGACGATCGCCGGCGGCATCGGGCCGGAAAACCTGGAAGTCTCCGATACGGTTTTATCCTCGGTTTCAACCCGCACGCTGAAACTGCTGCATCGGTTCATGCGTCACGTCGCGTCGGCGACCGACGACCAGGCGGTGCTGCAGGAACTGGCCGGCACCGCGGTGCTGTTGTTCGACCAGGCCCGCCGGGCCATTCTGCTGGAAGTGGACGCGGAGGAAAGGGCCACCGTCCGGTTCGCGGTCGACGCCCGCGGCGAGCCGCTACCCGCCGGCGACCTGCCGATCAGCCAGACGCTGGTCAAACGGATCATCGAGCGGCAAAACGGGTTGATCATCACCAACCTCGCCGAGGAAATCCCGACCGCCTCCATCTTCGAAACGAACCTGCGGACCGTCATGGCGGTGCCGCTCTGGGATCTGAACCGGGTGGTCGGCATCGTCCTGGTGGACGCGCCGAAGACGCCGCCCAATTCAATCCCAACGACCTGCAAATGCTGCTTTTCTTCGTCTACCACGGGTCGCTGGCGGCCAGCCAGTTGCGGTTGA
- the rimM gene encoding 16S rRNA processing protein RimM, translating to MFVSLGKIIKTQGLRGEFRVFPHGGESANLATLDRVTVADPAGNRFAAQLRSCRQKGPVYILQVEGIDSIEQAERLVGGEILALQEDLEPLPEGEFYWYELVGMEVTTEEGRRLGRVESIIPTGANDVLQVTGGGREWLLPYIDDVVLNVDREAKKITVRLLAGLD from the coding sequence TTGTTCGTCTCATTGGGTAAAATCATTAAAACCCAGGGACTGCGGGGAGAGTTTCGCGTTTTTCCCCACGGCGGCGAATCCGCTAACCTCGCCACTCTCGACCGGGTGACCGTCGCCGATCCCGCCGGCAATCGATTCGCCGCGCAGTTGCGATCCTGTCGTCAAAAAGGCCCCGTCTATATTCTCCAGGTCGAGGGCATCGATTCGATCGAGCAGGCCGAACGCCTGGTCGGCGGCGAGATTCTGGCGCTTCAGGAAGATTTGGAGCCGTTGCCGGAAGGCGAATTCTACTGGTACGAATTGGTCGGCATGGAAGTCACGACCGAGGAGGGCCGCCGCCTCGGCCGCGTGGAATCGATCATCCCCACCGGCGCCAACGACGTTCTGCAGGTAACCGGCGGCGGTCGCGAGTGGCTGCTGCCCTATATCGACGACGTAGTCTTAAACGTCGATCGCGAAGCGAAAAAGATCACGGTCCGGTTGCTAGCCGGACTGGATTGA
- a CDS encoding DUF1573 domain-containing protein: MKPMRYLPLLLILGLALFLAACEAKDPQAVVDKADFDFGTVEQNTDVNHTYIITNKGDKDLEIKRTRTTCGCTVAQPSKKLVKKGETVEIQVTFSAGSRKGAQNKKITVFTNDPKNERLTLTISGTIIERLAFDPQRLRFNDVEPGQDLTETVTVTNSGSRPITISELKIAKPDELKAAIDFNGQSTLPITVKEKEQFKITFTLNLPKDQAFFHSRVDLVPQDAPDNSVIYYVSGRQKGAVEKAKKVGNVNSKFSATANPGEKMTKIKKMKKKQNDE, from the coding sequence ATGAAACCAATGCGTTATTTGCCTCTGCTGTTGATTCTGGGTCTGGCCCTGTTTCTCGCGGCTTGCGAAGCCAAAGACCCCCAGGCCGTCGTCGATAAAGCCGACTTCGATTTCGGCACCGTCGAACAAAACACCGACGTCAACCACACGTACATCATCACGAACAAAGGCGACAAAGACCTCGAAATCAAACGGACCCGCACCACGTGCGGCTGCACTGTCGCGCAGCCGAGCAAAAAGCTCGTGAAAAAAGGCGAGACCGTGGAAATCCAGGTGACGTTCAGCGCCGGCTCCCGCAAAGGCGCCCAGAACAAGAAAATCACCGTTTTCACCAACGATCCGAAAAACGAACGCCTGACGCTGACCATCTCCGGCACGATCATCGAACGGCTGGCCTTCGATCCGCAGCGCCTGCGCTTCAACGACGTCGAACCGGGCCAGGATCTGACCGAAACGGTCACCGTGACCAATTCCGGATCGCGGCCGATCACCATCAGCGAATTGAAAATCGCCAAACCCGACGAGTTGAAGGCGGCCATCGATTTCAACGGCCAGTCGACCCTGCCGATCACCGTGAAAGAAAAGGAACAGTTCAAGATCACCTTCACGCTCAACCTGCCGAAGGACCAGGCCTTCTTCCATAGCCGGGTCGATCTGGTGCCGCAGGATGCGCCCGACAATTCGGTGATCTATTATGTTTCCGGCCGGCAGAAGGGCGCGGTGGAGAAAGCCAAAAAGGTCGGCAACGTCAATTCGAAATTCTCGGCGACGGCAAACCCCGGCGAAAAAATGACGAAAATCAAGAAAATGAAGAAAAAGCAAAACGACGAATAG
- a CDS encoding KH domain-containing protein, whose translation MKMLIEYIAKALVDNPDEVQVNEIAGESTSVLELRVAKEDLGKVIGKNGRTARAMRTILSAASTKVRKRAVLEILE comes from the coding sequence ATGAAAATGTTGATCGAATATATCGCCAAGGCATTGGTCGATAATCCGGATGAAGTCCAAGTCAACGAGATCGCCGGTGAATCCACTTCGGTTCTCGAACTTCGCGTCGCCAAGGAAGATCTGGGAAAAGTAATCGGCAAGAACGGCCGGACGGCGCGCGCGATGCGGACCATCTTGTCGGCGGCCTCCACCAAGGTGCGCAAACGCGCCGTGCTGGAGATCCTGGAGTAA
- a CDS encoding PilZ domain-containing protein has product MPETHSDQLQSVSGAKLAQVLELACKEHTRLKLSGGTDHFPFYTFMREIKHTQVFVTKLEPASAQDDLLVDSEIDIVFPLTSRIYFFGKSNYHGLLTQPLDEAIHIIDKPEVMYFRRERRVMRVQPTTSLPVTCLAVGGEKFLDTVLIKNISLEGICLSFPFPMNYKPGGLINGIKLKLHGSNYLTLDGSIRHTYISQDGKFCVGLMWEPMTKPQFLTLITYLRLVLSAHGLDPKKEKNLTLTFEFGPPDPAK; this is encoded by the coding sequence ATGCCGGAGACTCATTCCGACCAATTGCAAAGTGTATCCGGAGCCAAGCTGGCCCAGGTTTTGGAATTGGCCTGCAAGGAGCACACCCGACTGAAGCTGTCCGGCGGCACGGATCACTTTCCGTTTTACACTTTCATGCGGGAGATCAAGCACACCCAGGTTTTCGTCACCAAACTGGAACCGGCCTCGGCGCAGGACGACCTGCTGGTGGACAGCGAAATCGACATCGTTTTCCCGCTGACCTCACGGATCTATTTCTTCGGCAAATCGAATTACCACGGCCTACTGACCCAGCCGCTCGACGAGGCGATCCATATCATCGACAAGCCCGAGGTCATGTACTTCCGGCGCGAACGGCGGGTGATGCGCGTGCAGCCGACGACCAGCCTGCCGGTCACCTGCCTGGCGGTCGGCGGCGAAAAATTTCTGGATACGGTACTGATTAAAAACATCAGCCTGGAAGGCATCTGCCTGTCGTTCCCCTTCCCGATGAATTACAAACCGGGCGGCTTGATCAACGGCATCAAGCTGAAGCTGCACGGCAGCAACTACCTGACGCTCGACGGCTCCATCCGCCACACCTACATCTCGCAGGACGGCAAATTCTGCGTCGGCCTGATGTGGGAGCCGATGACCAAACCGCAGTTCCTGACCCTGATCACCTACCTGCGCCTGGTGCTGTCGGCCCACGGCCTCGATCCGAAAAAAGAAAAAAATCTCACCCTCACCTTCGAATTCGGCCCGCCCGACCCGGCAAAGTAG
- a CDS encoding putative motility protein: MDPISALTQADSLQFQQKYAVAILKKTNEMIEQTGQAAVKLIESAAVATSPSGGDRGQNIDIVV, translated from the coding sequence ATGGATCCCATCAGCGCTCTGACCCAGGCCGATTCGCTGCAATTTCAGCAAAAATATGCCGTCGCCATCCTGAAAAAAACCAACGAAATGATCGAACAAACCGGCCAAGCGGCGGTCAAGCTGATCGAATCGGCGGCGGTCGCGACCTCGCCTTCCGGCGGCGACCGCGGGCAGAATATCGACATCGTGGTCTGA
- a CDS encoding DUF296 domain-containing protein translates to MRAKESKQTRMIVGRLNRYEKLPEALVAVARKFNVRAGRVWAIGGVTHLKVTEFDIATGKYKEPLERRGMTEVLSLQGNFSLRDGEIFPHLHLNACWHENGETKMISGHLVEAEVFVCEFHITAYDDVELVRELDAATGLALWNLPDEE, encoded by the coding sequence ATGAGAGCGAAGGAAAGCAAGCAAACGCGGATGATCGTCGGCCGGTTGAATCGGTACGAAAAATTGCCGGAGGCCCTGGTGGCGGTCGCCCGGAAATTCAATGTCCGGGCCGGACGGGTATGGGCCATCGGCGGCGTGACGCATTTGAAAGTCACGGAATTCGACATCGCGACGGGAAAATACAAGGAACCCCTCGAACGCCGCGGCATGACCGAGGTGCTGAGCCTGCAAGGCAACTTTTCGCTCCGCGACGGCGAGATTTTTCCGCACCTGCACCTCAATGCCTGCTGGCACGAGAACGGTGAAACGAAAATGATCTCCGGCCACCTGGTCGAGGCTGAAGTGTTTGTCTGCGAATTTCACATCACGGCATACGACGACGTCGAGCTGGTCCGCGAACTGGACGCGGCGACCGGCCTGGCGCTCTGGAATCTGCCGGACGAGGAGTAG
- a CDS encoding HD domain-containing protein, with amino-acid sequence MLLFFVYHGSLAASQLRLIRELNRAFLSSVKALLRVLDMRDPHTSAHSLKVQALAMEIAVALHLPPERLEVVRYAALLHDIGKVGVPDEILVGKGKLSVEHRQVMNRHARHTKEILSQIDFPTALADVPNVAAGHHERLDGSGPLGLAAAEIPLESRILAVADVFEALTASRTYKELESMRETMNKLREMAGTHLDPVVIDALERALTL; translated from the coding sequence ATGCTGCTTTTCTTCGTCTACCACGGGTCGCTGGCGGCCAGCCAGTTGCGGTTGATCCGCGAACTCAATCGCGCTTTTCTGTCGAGCGTCAAAGCCTTGTTGCGGGTGCTGGACATGCGCGATCCGCATACCAGCGCGCATTCGCTGAAGGTGCAGGCGTTGGCGATGGAAATCGCCGTGGCCCTGCATTTGCCGCCGGAACGGCTGGAAGTGGTGCGATACGCCGCCTTGCTGCACGATATCGGCAAGGTCGGGGTGCCGGATGAAATCCTGGTCGGCAAGGGCAAGTTGTCGGTCGAACATCGCCAGGTCATGAACCGGCATGCCCGACACACCAAGGAAATCCTCAGCCAAATCGATTTTCCGACCGCGCTGGCCGACGTCCCCAACGTGGCGGCCGGCCATCACGAACGGCTGGACGGCTCGGGGCCGCTCGGCCTCGCCGCGGCGGAGATTCCGTTGGAGTCGCGGATTCTGGCGGTGGCCGACGTTTTTGAAGCCCTGACCGCGTCGCGGACCTACAAGGAATTGGAAAGCATGCGGGAGACGATGAACAAGCTGCGGGAAATGGCCGGGACGCACCTGGACCCGGTGGTCATCGACGCCCTCGAACGGGCGCTTACCTTGTGA
- the rpsP gene encoding 30S ribosomal protein S16 yields MALKMRLARFGAKKKPFYRIVVAESVSPRDGRFVDQVGTYDPKLETNKVVFNETKVRHWLEKGVIPTETVRSFLKAMGFLAKKA; encoded by the coding sequence ATGGCGCTGAAAATGAGGCTGGCGCGGTTTGGCGCAAAGAAAAAGCCATTCTATCGCATCGTGGTTGCGGAAAGTGTCTCTCCCCGCGACGGCCGGTTTGTCGACCAGGTCGGCACCTACGACCCGAAACTGGAAACGAACAAAGTGGTTTTCAATGAAACCAAGGTTCGGCATTGGCTCGAAAAGGGCGTGATCCCCACCGAAACCGTTCGGAGTTTTCTGAAAGCGATGGGTTTCCTGGCGAAAAAAGCCTGA